A genomic window from Betta splendens chromosome 24, fBetSpl5.4, whole genome shotgun sequence includes:
- the sesn1 gene encoding sestrin-1 isoform X2, translating to MRHAVAQTGNVENNSFAVTRLLKICTHCERLSKKDLGIRIPRPLGNGPSRFIPEKEILQVSKVDTRTQSIFEDAFAALGRLDNISLVMGFHPQYLESFLRTQHYLLQMDGPLPLHYRHYIGIMAAARHQCSYLVNLHVNDFLQVGGDLKWLNGLDEAPRKLQQLGELNKILAHRPWLLTKEHMERLLKAEEHSWSLAELIHAVVLLTHYHSLASFTFGCGITPEIHCDGGHTFRPPSLSQYCVCDIANGNGHANHHDDVFGNQDVCGEVEVLMERMRHLQECRDDEEASQEEMATRFEREKTESMLVVTAEDEECVPSRDISRHFEDPSYGYKDFSRRGEHVPTFRAQDYSWEDHGFSLVNRLYPDVGQMLDEKFQMAYNLTYNTMATHKDVDTSMLRRAIWNYIHCMFGIRYDDYDYGEINQLLDRSFKIYIKTMVCSPEKTTKRMYESFWRQFQHSEKVHVNLLLMEARMQAELLYALRAITRYMT from the exons ATGAGGCACGCAGTCgcacagacaggaaatgtgGAGAATAATTCGTTCGCGGTGACAAGGTTGTTGAAGATTTGCACCCATTGTGAGCGGCTCAGCAAAAAG GACTTGGGAATAAGGATCCCAAGGCCCCTAGGCAACGGACCAAGCCGATTCATCCCCGAAAAAGAG ATTCTTCAAGTCAGTAAAGTGGACACCAGGACACAGTCAATATTTGAGGATGCGTTCGCAGCCCTCGGTCGCCTGGACAACATTTCTCTGGTAATGGGATTCCACCCGCAGTACCTGGAGAGCTTCCTCCGCACGCAGCACTACCTGCTGCAGATGGACGGACCCCTACCTCTGCACTACCGACACTACATCGGCATCATG GCGGCAGCGAGACACCAGTGCTCCTACCTGGTGAACCTGCACGTGAACGACTTCCTCCAGGTGGGGGGGGACCTGAAGTGGCTGAACGGCCTGGACGAGGCGccgaggaagctgcagcagctgggggAGCTCAACAAAATCCTGGCCCACCGGCCGTGGCTCCTCACGAAGGAGCACATGGAG CGCCTTCTGAAAGCGGAGGAGCACAGCTGGTCCCTCGCCGAGTTGATCCACGCCGTGGTCCTCCTCACACACTACCACTCCCTCGCCTCCTTCACGTTCGGCTGCGGCATCACGCCCGAGATCCACTGCGACGGCGGACACACGTTCAGGCCTCCGTCGCTCAGCCAGTACTGCGTGTGTGACATCGCTAACGGCAACGGCCACGCTAATCACCACGACGACGTGTTTGGCAACCAG GACGTGTGTGGCGAGGTGGAGGTGCTGATGGAGCGGATGAGGCACCTGCAGGAGTGCCGTGACGACGAGGAGGCCAGCCAGGAGGAGATGGCCACCCGCTTTGAGAGGGAGAAGACCGAGAGCATGCTGGTGGTGACCGCGGAGGACGAGGAGTGCGTCCCGTCCAGGGATATCTCCCGACACTTTGAGGACCCCAGCTACGGCTACAAGGACTTCTCCAGGAGAGGGGAGCACGTGCCCACGTTCAGAGCACAG GATTACAGCTGGGAGGATCACGGCTTCTCCCTGGTCAACCGCCTGTATCCTGATGTCGGTCAGATGCTGGATGAGAAGTTCCAAATGGCTTACAACCTGACCTACAACACCATGGCGACACACAAGGACGTGGACACCAGCATGCTGCGCAGGGCCATCTGGAACTACATCCACTGCATGTTTGGTATCAG gtatgatgactacgATTACGGCGAGATAAACCAGCTCCTGGACCGCAGCTTTAAGATCTATATTAAGACCATGGTGTGTAGTCCTGAGAAGACCACCAAAAGAATGTATGAGAGCTTCTGGAGGCAGTTCCAGCACTCGGAGAAG gTCCACGTAAATCTGCTTCTTATGGAAGCGCGAATGCAGGCAGAACTGTTATACGCTCTGAGAGCGATCACCCGCTACATGACATGA
- the armc2 gene encoding armadillo repeat-containing protein 2 isoform X2, which produces MASMERKHEICSPFIPRRNALRKTSAEIVSEARQFLRVQSTQRPLTPRDGQRQLFGKSSVRADHANRPPSTFSLHFDAPDSRPGSGTRLTPLDHKPKFPVPCDDEDLFKAIPKPPTDPLEGKRGVAGARPRLRRAGSLTRLPPVDVQTDVRDRSNPGPGQKQLSAKKLPADHAEVRGSHKPGPRRTASESRIRQLDVDSGPGPTECKGGRRTGSSEGAVDRLCDLCDGLHGTLANADMLGRRCKRRSGILRTLFRLIDVKSARLNLHIAKLCLAMCVSGNNLLNICKLVFQISRSESNDMLFENNSIIDSLLAVLSSEEVSTSGEALLYCVGTLKFLSGNSAILKLLLDKNCIGVSQILIQRLHTVEESHFTIAGHILVQLTATLRSLADHPDSRSLFVSFSILPELCVVLRHHCKDQDICTNISRIYSKLSSYSECRLALAQTPDCYQLFLDLLSKHHQKQDLVVRLLFTLGNLTAKMDEARRQLFQCQGCADTLLRLYDSYQRRRREDVPPPSTPPAPPERVQDDVLVKLVRVLANMCIHPAVGPALANNATCIQLLMETLELRSVHESEELLVNVAATINNLSFYQDDSSAISHSQLSIAQLMLKLVLSSSMDAMLEATRVYGNLSQSKDVRDVIMQNRVFQFVVTLLDSKSTEMCFSACGVLTNLALDPPNRVSLSLEGAATKLVDCLRDLGAGDWQLAGQVCQALWNMIGGGAEKLLDAQESEALLEILSTYLDKEKALKWIENEDVKDFHRACWELEFLPVAQKLMKSLTA; this is translated from the exons ATGGCCTCTATGGAGAGGAAGCATGAGATCTGCAGCCCCTTTATTCCAAGGCGCAACGCTTTAAGGAAAACTAGTGCAGAAATAGTCAGTGAAGCCAGACAGTTTCTACGAGTCCAGTCCACCCAGCGACCGCTGACGCCCAGAGATGGACAAAGGCAACTGTTTGGAAAAAGCTCTGTCCGTGCAGACCATGCCAACAGACCTCCGTCCACCTTTAG TCTTCATTTTGATGCTCCTGACTCAAGACCGGGTTCAGGGACTCGTCTCACTCCACTGGACCAT AAGCCAAAGTTTCCAGTCCCCTGTGATGATGAGGATCTATTCAAGGCCATTCCCAAACCCCCCACTGACCCTCTGGAAGGAAAGAGGGGGGTGGCGGGGGCACGACCACGTCTCCGCAGGGCCGGATCTCTCACCAGGTTGCCTCCTGTAGATGTACAAACAGATG TGAGAGACAGATCAAACCCAGGGCCAGGACAAAAGCAGCTGTCAGCTAAAAAACTCCCCGCAGACCACGCCGAGGTCCGAGGTTCCCACAAGCCTGGCCCACGCCGAACAGCTAGTGAAAG TAGAATAAGGCAGCTTGATGTTGACTCAGGACCTGGACCTACAGAGTGCAAAGGAGGACGGAGAACAG GCAGCTCTGAGGGTGCGGTGGACCGCCTGTGTGATTTGTGCGACGGCCTCCATGGCACCTTGGCGAACGCGGACATGCTCGGCCGACGCTGTAAGAGGAGGTCGGGGATTCTCCGGACGCTGTTCCGCCTCATCGACGTGAAGTCTGCCCGGCTCAACCTGCATATCGCCAAGCTCTGCCTTGCT ATGTGCGTCAGTGGCAACAACCTGCTCAACATCTGTAAGCTTGTCTTCCAAATCAGCCGCAGCGAAAGCAACGACATGCTCTTCGAGAACAACTCCATCATCG ACTCGTTGCTGGCTGTGCTGAGCAGTGAGGAGGTGTCCACATCTGGAGAAGCTCTGCTTTACTGTGTCGGCACTCTGAAGTTTCTCTCAGGAAACAGTGCAATCCTAAAACTGCTACTGGACAAGAACTGTATCGGCGTGTCTCAGATTCTGATCCAGAGGCTTCACACAGTGGAGGAGTCCCATTTCACTATTGCAGGACACATACTCGTACAG CTGACAGCGACCCTGAGGAGCCTCGCTGACCATCCAGATTCCCGTTCCCTCTTTGTGTCCTTCTCGATCCTGCCAGAACTCTGCGTGGTTCTGCGTCATCACTGCAAAGACCAGGACATCTGTACCAACATTTCCAGGATATACAG CAAACTCTCCTCTTACTCTGAGTGCCGCCTCGCTCTGGCCCAGACCCCCGACTGCTACCAGCTATTTTTAGATTTGCTAAGTAAACATCACCAAAAGCAG GACCTGGTCGTGCGCCTGCTTTTCACGCTGGGGAACCTCACGGCTAAAATGGACGAGGCTCGGCGGCAGCTCTTCCAGTGCCAGGGCTGTGCAGACACGCTCCTCCGGCTGTACGACAGCTATCagcggaggcggagggaggacgtCCCGCCGCCCAGCACGCCTCCCGCTCCACCTGAACGCGTGCAGGATGATGTGCTGGTGAAGCTGGTGAGGGTGCTGGCCAACATGTGCATCCACCCGGCTGTCGGTCCAGCACTGGCAAACAATGCAACCTGCATTCAGCTTCTGATGGAGACTCTTG AGTTGAGGTCCGTGCATGAgagcgaggagctgctggtgaatgTAGCCGCCACCATCAACAACCTGTCTTTCTACCAGGACGACAGCTCTGCAATCAGCCACAGTCAACTCAGCATCGCGCAGT TGATGCTGAAGCTGGTCCTCAGCTCCAGCATGGACGCCATGCTGGAGGCCACCCGCGTGTATGGAAACCTGTCACAGTCCAAGGATGTGCGGGATGTTATCATGCAAAACAGAG TGTTCCAGTTTGTGGTGACGCTGCTCGACTCAAAAAGCACCGAGATGTGTTTCTCAGCCTGCGGGGTCCTGACTAACTTGGCTCTGGACCCTCCCAACAGGGTCAGTCTCTCACTAGAGGGGGCTGCGACCAA gcTGGTTGACTGCCTGAGAGACCTCGGAGCAGGTGACTGGCAGCTAGCGGGGCAGGTTTGTCAGGCCTTGTGGAATATGATTGGCGGAGGAGCCGAGAAGCTGCTGGACGCACAGGAGAGCGAGGCCCTGCTGGAGATCCTGTCTACTTACTTGG ATAAAGAAAAGGCCCTGAAATGGATAGAAAATGAAGATGTGAAGGACTTTCAcagagcatgctgggagttGGAGTTCCTACCTGTAGCCCAAAAACTAATGAAGTCCCTGACAGCCTGA
- the armc2 gene encoding armadillo repeat-containing protein 2 isoform X1: MASMERKHEICSPFIPRRNALRKTSAEIVSEARQFLRVQSTQRPLTPRDGQRQLFGKSSVRADHANRPPSTFSLHFDAPDSRPGSGTRLTPLDHKPKFPVPCDDEDLFKAIPKPPTDPLEGKRGVAGARPRLRRAGSLTRLPPVDVQTDVRDRSNPGPGQKQLSAKKLPADHAEVRGSHKPGPRRTASESRIRQLDVDSGPGPTECKGGRRTELGNRDNTTRADEEAESLFWNNTVAPLLRQLESVAAGSSEGAVDRLCDLCDGLHGTLANADMLGRRCKRRSGILRTLFRLIDVKSARLNLHIAKLCLAMCVSGNNLLNICKLVFQISRSESNDMLFENNSIIDSLLAVLSSEEVSTSGEALLYCVGTLKFLSGNSAILKLLLDKNCIGVSQILIQRLHTVEESHFTIAGHILVQLTATLRSLADHPDSRSLFVSFSILPELCVVLRHHCKDQDICTNISRIYSKLSSYSECRLALAQTPDCYQLFLDLLSKHHQKQDLVVRLLFTLGNLTAKMDEARRQLFQCQGCADTLLRLYDSYQRRRREDVPPPSTPPAPPERVQDDVLVKLVRVLANMCIHPAVGPALANNATCIQLLMETLELRSVHESEELLVNVAATINNLSFYQDDSSAISHSQLSIAQLMLKLVLSSSMDAMLEATRVYGNLSQSKDVRDVIMQNRVFQFVVTLLDSKSTEMCFSACGVLTNLALDPPNRVSLSLEGAATKLVDCLRDLGAGDWQLAGQVCQALWNMIGGGAEKLLDAQESEALLEILSTYLDKEKALKWIENEDVKDFHRACWELEFLPVAQKLMKSLTA, from the exons ATGGCCTCTATGGAGAGGAAGCATGAGATCTGCAGCCCCTTTATTCCAAGGCGCAACGCTTTAAGGAAAACTAGTGCAGAAATAGTCAGTGAAGCCAGACAGTTTCTACGAGTCCAGTCCACCCAGCGACCGCTGACGCCCAGAGATGGACAAAGGCAACTGTTTGGAAAAAGCTCTGTCCGTGCAGACCATGCCAACAGACCTCCGTCCACCTTTAG TCTTCATTTTGATGCTCCTGACTCAAGACCGGGTTCAGGGACTCGTCTCACTCCACTGGACCAT AAGCCAAAGTTTCCAGTCCCCTGTGATGATGAGGATCTATTCAAGGCCATTCCCAAACCCCCCACTGACCCTCTGGAAGGAAAGAGGGGGGTGGCGGGGGCACGACCACGTCTCCGCAGGGCCGGATCTCTCACCAGGTTGCCTCCTGTAGATGTACAAACAGATG TGAGAGACAGATCAAACCCAGGGCCAGGACAAAAGCAGCTGTCAGCTAAAAAACTCCCCGCAGACCACGCCGAGGTCCGAGGTTCCCACAAGCCTGGCCCACGCCGAACAGCTAGTGAAAG TAGAATAAGGCAGCTTGATGTTGACTCAGGACCTGGACCTACAGAGTGCAAAGGAGGACGGAGAACAG AGCTGGGGAACAGAGACAACACCACAAGAGCAGACGAGGAAGCAGAGTCATTGTTCTGGAATAATACGGTTGCTCCCCTTCTCAGACAGCTGGAAAGTGTGGCTGCAG GCAGCTCTGAGGGTGCGGTGGACCGCCTGTGTGATTTGTGCGACGGCCTCCATGGCACCTTGGCGAACGCGGACATGCTCGGCCGACGCTGTAAGAGGAGGTCGGGGATTCTCCGGACGCTGTTCCGCCTCATCGACGTGAAGTCTGCCCGGCTCAACCTGCATATCGCCAAGCTCTGCCTTGCT ATGTGCGTCAGTGGCAACAACCTGCTCAACATCTGTAAGCTTGTCTTCCAAATCAGCCGCAGCGAAAGCAACGACATGCTCTTCGAGAACAACTCCATCATCG ACTCGTTGCTGGCTGTGCTGAGCAGTGAGGAGGTGTCCACATCTGGAGAAGCTCTGCTTTACTGTGTCGGCACTCTGAAGTTTCTCTCAGGAAACAGTGCAATCCTAAAACTGCTACTGGACAAGAACTGTATCGGCGTGTCTCAGATTCTGATCCAGAGGCTTCACACAGTGGAGGAGTCCCATTTCACTATTGCAGGACACATACTCGTACAG CTGACAGCGACCCTGAGGAGCCTCGCTGACCATCCAGATTCCCGTTCCCTCTTTGTGTCCTTCTCGATCCTGCCAGAACTCTGCGTGGTTCTGCGTCATCACTGCAAAGACCAGGACATCTGTACCAACATTTCCAGGATATACAG CAAACTCTCCTCTTACTCTGAGTGCCGCCTCGCTCTGGCCCAGACCCCCGACTGCTACCAGCTATTTTTAGATTTGCTAAGTAAACATCACCAAAAGCAG GACCTGGTCGTGCGCCTGCTTTTCACGCTGGGGAACCTCACGGCTAAAATGGACGAGGCTCGGCGGCAGCTCTTCCAGTGCCAGGGCTGTGCAGACACGCTCCTCCGGCTGTACGACAGCTATCagcggaggcggagggaggacgtCCCGCCGCCCAGCACGCCTCCCGCTCCACCTGAACGCGTGCAGGATGATGTGCTGGTGAAGCTGGTGAGGGTGCTGGCCAACATGTGCATCCACCCGGCTGTCGGTCCAGCACTGGCAAACAATGCAACCTGCATTCAGCTTCTGATGGAGACTCTTG AGTTGAGGTCCGTGCATGAgagcgaggagctgctggtgaatgTAGCCGCCACCATCAACAACCTGTCTTTCTACCAGGACGACAGCTCTGCAATCAGCCACAGTCAACTCAGCATCGCGCAGT TGATGCTGAAGCTGGTCCTCAGCTCCAGCATGGACGCCATGCTGGAGGCCACCCGCGTGTATGGAAACCTGTCACAGTCCAAGGATGTGCGGGATGTTATCATGCAAAACAGAG TGTTCCAGTTTGTGGTGACGCTGCTCGACTCAAAAAGCACCGAGATGTGTTTCTCAGCCTGCGGGGTCCTGACTAACTTGGCTCTGGACCCTCCCAACAGGGTCAGTCTCTCACTAGAGGGGGCTGCGACCAA gcTGGTTGACTGCCTGAGAGACCTCGGAGCAGGTGACTGGCAGCTAGCGGGGCAGGTTTGTCAGGCCTTGTGGAATATGATTGGCGGAGGAGCCGAGAAGCTGCTGGACGCACAGGAGAGCGAGGCCCTGCTGGAGATCCTGTCTACTTACTTGG ATAAAGAAAAGGCCCTGAAATGGATAGAAAATGAAGATGTGAAGGACTTTCAcagagcatgctgggagttGGAGTTCCTACCTGTAGCCCAAAAACTAATGAAGTCCCTGACAGCCTGA